The Flavobacterium marginilacus genome window below encodes:
- a CDS encoding tetratricopeptide repeat protein, with protein sequence MVSNREQIEKTKNDFHDEISKFSTCIVENDLNVCTENLIKSADNEYKKYLTGGILYQIDPDKSLLLHEQVYLKNPLDQNFILEYAIELHRSGKYLEASKLYETYSLKEPKDIRIFVWLADCYLNIDKIELSITNWQKANHPQNHTAIDKAIYTIYGKTNQVKTRNDLKTEIEKGKFSSFYPLLFLDKNWEFDWWNKGSQEYFLNEDTKLAETKLDKENNELKIIKAYLQIKKLEESGKSEDIKKLLTDSNIILNNKPLPEFGELTSDLLRICFVNGLLSENEFYSKRGNELLDLAKKTKDKDILNIYAYLQATAEGQVKPEIDKLGWTEFDDERFAVSYFTIRTDIIKSDDTELNEALKKYPSSPYLWWVKAKCTKMEGKPVRELLIELIKREFKTLGTDPSKYSYRLKSYMNTLETEK encoded by the coding sequence TTGGTCTCAAATAGAGAGCAAATTGAAAAAACTAAAAACGATTTTCATGATGAAATATCAAAATTCAGTACTTGTATAGTAGAAAATGATCTCAATGTCTGCACTGAAAATTTGATTAAAAGCGCAGACAATGAGTATAAAAAATATTTAACTGGAGGAATACTTTATCAAATTGACCCAGACAAATCTCTTTTACTTCATGAACAGGTCTATTTAAAAAATCCGCTTGATCAAAATTTCATTCTTGAATACGCCATTGAACTTCATAGAAGCGGAAAATATTTGGAGGCGTCAAAACTTTACGAAACTTATTCCTTAAAAGAACCTAAAGACATAAGAATTTTTGTCTGGTTAGCAGATTGTTATTTAAACATTGACAAAATAGAACTATCAATTACAAATTGGCAAAAAGCAAATCATCCTCAAAACCATACTGCAATTGACAAAGCTATTTATACCATTTATGGTAAAACAAACCAAGTTAAAACAAGAAATGACTTAAAAACGGAAATTGAAAAAGGCAAATTTTCAAGTTTTTATCCATTGCTGTTTTTAGACAAAAATTGGGAATTTGATTGGTGGAACAAAGGTTCACAGGAATACTTTCTAAACGAAGACACAAAATTAGCCGAAACAAAATTAGATAAAGAAAATAACGAACTTAAAATTATAAAAGCCTATTTACAAATAAAAAAACTTGAGGAAAGCGGGAAAAGTGAAGATATTAAGAAACTGCTTACCGACAGCAATATAATACTTAACAATAAACCACTTCCCGAGTTTGGAGAACTCACCTCTGACCTTTTAAGAATTTGTTTTGTAAACGGTCTATTATCAGAAAATGAATTTTATTCAAAAAGAGGTAATGAGTTACTTGATTTAGCCAAAAAGACAAAAGATAAAGATATTTTAAACATTTATGCATATTTACAAGCGACTGCTGAAGGGCAAGTAAAGCCTGAAATTGACAAATTAGGGTGGACTGAATTTGATGATGAAAGATTTGCTGTAAGCTATTTTACCATTAGGACTGACATAATAAAATCAGATGATACAGAGCTGAATGAGGCTTTAAAAAAGTATCCTAGTTCACCCTATCTTTGGTGGGTAAAAGCAAAGTGTACAAAAATGGAGGGCAAACCAGTTAGGGAACTATTAATTGAACTCATTAAGCGAGAATTTAAAACACTTGGAACAGACCCAAGTAAATATAGTTACAGACTAAAATCATACATGAACACATTGGAGACAGAAAAATAA
- a CDS encoding IS5 family transposase, whose translation MYPTDLTETQWQFIKKTLEFDDRKRKYNLKIIWNAINYLVKTGCQWRMLPKDFPKWQLVYYYYWKWSNLECFDLLLSKLREKVRFNRGQNTMPSLGIMDSQSVRWGNNRSLNSFDGNKKVKGIKRHIVVDKNGFLLAIMVTVANVHDSKAADLLMRTLHYFLCPIKVILADGGYRGEVIENIKNKFGYIIQVVMRSDDRKMGFKPIHKRWIVERTFSWFDNDRRLCRNYELLFETSENMVKIATIKLLLNKI comes from the coding sequence ATGTATCCAACCGATTTGACAGAAACCCAGTGGCAATTTATAAAAAAGACTTTAGAATTCGATGATAGAAAGCGGAAATATAATTTGAAAATCATTTGGAATGCGATTAATTATCTCGTAAAAACAGGTTGTCAGTGGCGAATGTTACCTAAAGATTTTCCAAAATGGCAATTAGTGTATTATTACTATTGGAAATGGTCAAATTTGGAATGTTTTGATTTATTACTGTCAAAATTGCGAGAAAAAGTCAGGTTTAATAGAGGTCAAAATACAATGCCAAGTCTAGGAATAATGGATAGTCAAAGTGTACGATGGGGAAATAATCGTTCCTTAAATAGTTTTGATGGCAATAAAAAAGTAAAAGGAATTAAACGGCATATTGTGGTTGATAAAAATGGGTTTCTTTTGGCAATAATGGTAACAGTTGCCAATGTCCATGATAGTAAAGCGGCAGATTTACTAATGAGGACGCTTCACTATTTTTTATGTCCTATAAAAGTAATCCTTGCCGATGGTGGTTACAGAGGCGAAGTGATTGAAAACATAAAAAATAAATTTGGCTATATTATTCAAGTGGTAATGCGTTCAGATGATAGAAAAATGGGGTTTAAACCTATACATAAAAGATGGATTGTAGAGAGAACATTCTCTTGGTTTGACAACGACCGAAGATTATGTAGAAATTATGAACTACTTTTTGAAACATCCGAGAATATGGTCAAAATTGCAACTATAAAATTATTATTAAATAAAATTTAA
- a CDS encoding MDR family MFS transporter — translation MTKVQAADDDLVEYGFRRVIITITAVLCALLEIVDTTIVNVALTDMRGSLGATLTDVAWVITAYAIANVIVIPMTSWLSQQFGRRNYFVASIILFTVCSFLCGNATNIWELVAFRFVQGMGGGALLVTAQTIITESYPIAKRGMAQAIYGMGVIVGPTLGPPLGGYLVDHYSWPYIFYINIPLGIIATVLAISFVRSPKYGEKLKANQVDWWGIVLLAAFIGSLQFVLEHGQQDDWFNDPLITTLSVVTIMGLILFIWRELTYKHPIVNLSVLKDGNLRIGTVMCFILGFGLYGSTLIIPIYTQSILGWTATDAGLLLIPGSITTAFMMPIIGNLIQKGVPQTYMVAVGFLIFFFFCFMMYSNMTPDTGVEHLYWPLILRGIGLGLLFVPITTLSLSTLKGKHIGEGAAFTGMMRQLGGSFGIAIITTFITRWSQEHRVNLLTHLDPANYQVQQRILGLQRNFMSKGFSSNEALDKAYKVLEFSVMKQSTVLSYMDIFLYLGIMFLFCIPIILLVKKGKNKIDPSEAMH, via the coding sequence ATGACAAAAGTACAAGCAGCAGACGACGATTTAGTAGAATACGGATTTAGACGCGTCATTATCACGATTACGGCGGTACTTTGTGCACTGTTGGAAATCGTTGATACGACTATCGTAAACGTAGCGCTTACCGACATGCGGGGAAGTCTTGGTGCAACCCTTACAGATGTGGCTTGGGTAATTACCGCATATGCTATTGCAAATGTTATTGTAATCCCAATGACCAGCTGGTTGTCGCAGCAATTCGGAAGACGTAATTACTTTGTAGCTTCGATTATACTTTTTACAGTGTGTTCTTTCCTCTGCGGAAATGCAACAAACATTTGGGAATTAGTAGCCTTTCGATTCGTACAAGGTATGGGAGGGGGAGCCTTATTGGTAACGGCACAAACAATCATCACCGAGAGTTACCCAATTGCAAAACGCGGAATGGCTCAGGCTATTTACGGAATGGGCGTAATTGTCGGACCAACACTCGGTCCGCCATTGGGAGGTTATTTGGTTGACCATTATTCTTGGCCTTACATTTTTTACATCAATATTCCGTTGGGAATTATCGCAACCGTTTTGGCAATTTCTTTCGTAAGAAGTCCAAAATACGGCGAAAAACTAAAAGCAAATCAAGTCGATTGGTGGGGAATTGTATTATTAGCCGCTTTCATTGGTTCTTTACAATTTGTTTTAGAACACGGACAACAGGACGATTGGTTTAATGACCCTTTAATTACAACCTTAAGTGTAGTAACCATTATGGGGTTAATACTTTTCATATGGAGAGAACTCACTTATAAACATCCAATTGTAAACTTAAGTGTCTTAAAAGACGGAAACCTGAGAATAGGAACCGTAATGTGTTTTATTCTTGGTTTTGGGTTATATGGTTCAACGCTGATTATACCAATTTATACGCAGTCAATCTTAGGCTGGACAGCTACCGATGCGGGATTATTGTTAATTCCGGGTTCTATAACCACAGCATTTATGATGCCGATTATTGGTAATTTAATTCAAAAAGGAGTACCGCAGACTTATATGGTAGCAGTAGGATTTTTAATCTTTTTCTTCTTTTGTTTCATGATGTACAGTAATATGACTCCCGACACTGGAGTAGAACATTTATACTGGCCATTGATTTTGAGAGGAATAGGACTCGGATTATTATTTGTACCAATAACTACTCTTTCATTATCGACCCTGAAAGGAAAACATATTGGAGAAGGAGCCGCTTTTACAGGAATGATGCGTCAATTGGGAGGCTCATTTGGTATTGCCATCATCACCACATTTATCACCCGCTGGAGTCAGGAACACCGAGTAAATTTACTTACGCATTTGGACCCCGCTAACTATCAGGTGCAGCAGCGTATCCTTGGTTTACAAAGAAATTTTATGTCCAAAGGATTTTCCAGCAACGAAGCCTTGGACAAAGCCTATAAAGTGCTAGAATTTTCAGTAATGAAACAAAGCACTGTTTTATCATACATGGATATTTTCCTTTATCTGGGAATCATGTTTTTATTCTGTATCCCAATTATCCTTTTGGTCAAAAAAGGAAAAAATAAAATAGATCCTTCAGAGGCAATGCATTAA